TATCGCCGCCGGTATGGCGCCCGGCGAAGCCCGCCGCCGCGCTCTTGCGCAATTCGGCGGCCTCGAATCGCGCAAAGAAGAAACCCGCGACGCCCGCGGCACGCATTTCATCGAAACGCTGCTTCAAGACATTCGCTTCGCGTTTCGCATCCTCCGCAAAACGCCGCTCATCACTGGCATCGCCATTCTGTCCCTCGCGTTGGGCATTGGCGCGAACACTGCTATCTTCAGCCTCATCGACGCCGTCATGCTCCGCATGTTGCCGGTGCAGAATCCCGAGCAACTGGCAGAGATTCTGTTCCGCTCGCCGACCACTTCAAGGCCCAGGCCGAACGTTACAAATCCCATCTGGGAGCAAGTGCGCGATCATCAGGACGCATTTGCCAGTGTGTTTGCCTGGAGGTCCACAGACTTCGATCTTGCCGACGGAGGCCAGGAAAACACGATCCCCGGCGTTTACGCGAGTGGCGGCTACTTCACAACGCTGGGCGTGCGACCCGCAGCGGGCCGCTTGCTGACTGCTTCCGACGACACACGCGGCTGCAGTGGCGTTGCCGTCTTGGGTTACGGTTTTTGGCAGGCGCATTACGTCGGCGCACAGTCCGCGGTCGGCTCTTCGATTCGCCTCAACGGCCACTACTTCCCAATTATCGGCGTAGCCCAGCGCGGCTTTTCCGGCATTGACATCGGCACTTCCTTCGATGTCGCCATTCCGATTTGCGCGGAGGCGATTCTTGACGGAAAGGATTCGTCCTTGGATTTACGCGCCGACTGGTGGCTGGCGATGATGGGCCGCCTCAAGCCCGGCACGAACGTTGAGCAGGCCGACGCTCGCATGAAGGTTCTATCGCAGCCTCTCTTCGGCGCCGTTGTCCCTCAGGACTGGCCCTCGAAGTATCAGGACATGTTCCGGAAATATACCTTTGCCGTTCTGCCAGCGGCAACAGGTGCGGGAGGTCCGTTTGGGTTGCGGGCTTACTATAGGCAGCCGCTGGAAATCCTCATGTTTGTCGTGGGCCTCGTTTTGCTCATTGCCTGCGCGAATATCGCCAGCCTTCTGCTTGCCCGTTCTGCCGCGCGGCAAAAAGAAATCGCCGTGCGACTGTCTCTCGGTGCTTCGCGCGGGCGTTTGGTCCGTCAAGTACTCACGGAGAGCGTCGTTCTCTCGGGCGCCGGAGCGCTCCTCGGCATTTTGTTTGCGCGCTGGGGTAGTGCGCTCTTGGTGCGTTTTGTTTCCACGCAGCAGAATCAGGTATTTTTGGATCTGAAACTGGACGGCCGCGTATTGGCATTCACGATTGGCATTGCCGTGCTGTGCGGCCTGCTTTTCGGCATTCTTCCTGCGCTGCGCTCAACGCGCGTCTCCGCCATGTCTGCAATGAAAGAGGGACAGTCGCAAGGCGCAAGCGGCCGCTCTCAGTCCGTTGCGGCACGCTGGATTGTCGCCATGCAGATCGCGCTCTCGCTCGTTCTGCTGATTGGTACCGGCCTCTTCATCCGCACATTCGCGAATCTCATGACTCTCGATGCAGGCTTCGACCGCAACAACGTCTTGATGGTCGAAACAAATATTCACAACGCGCAGATTCCTGAACCTGCGCGCGCCCCGCTCTACGGCCAGATGCTCGCCAAATTGCAAGCCGTTCCGGGTGTGGTCTCGGCCAGCCAGTGCTGGGTGACGCCTCTTTCCGGCAGGCAATGGGACAATTCTTTGACGATTCCGGGTGGTTCACTTCCAGCGGGTGCTGACTCGGATGTCTTACTGAATTGGGTAACGCCCGACTTCTTCGCCACGATGCGCACGCCAATCCTCGAAGGCCGCGCCTTCGACGCGCGCGATACAGCGGCTTCTACACCGGTTGTCATCGTCAATCAGCTCTTGGCCCGCACATACTTCCCCGGGCAAAATCCCATCGGCAAGCACCTGCTGGCCAATAACAAAGGCATGCTCAGCACACAGCCGATGGAAATCATCGGCGTGACGCAAAACGCGAAATATAATTCCTTGCGCGAAGATTTCCAGCCAGAAGCCTATTTCCCTTTAGCGCAGATCGGCGCCGTCGGCGAAGGAACTACATTTGAAATTCGTACCGCGATGACGCCCGGCGTGCTGATTCCCGCCGTGCGCGACGCCATGGCCAGTGTCAATAAATCTGCGTCGCTGCAGTTCACCACATTGCGACAAGAAGCCGACGATTCCGTGCTGCAGGAACACTTAATGGCCGTTCTTTCTGGCTTCTTCGGTGGCCTCGCGCTCCTGCTCACCGCCATCGGCCTCTACGGCGTTATGGCCTATGTGGTCACGCAGCGCACGCACGAGATCGGCATTCGCATGGCCCTCGGTGCGCAACAAACTTCCATCCTCCGCCTCGTCATGCGCGACGCAGCGATTGTCCTTGTCGCCGGTATCGTTGCAGGGGTGCTCGGCTCCATCTGGATCACGCGCCTCGCACGCCAGCTTCTCTTCGGTCTCACGCCCAACGATCCATCAACGCTGGCATTGGCCATCATGGCGCTCGTCGCCGTCGCCCTCGTCGCAACGTACATTCCCGCCCGTCGCGCGATGAAAGTCGATCCCATGGTCGCGCTGCGTTACGAATGACGTTTGTGTCGCAGGCTGTCTGCCTCACTAAAAACTTACAAATCTGGGTTAAACTCTCCCTCCGATGAACACCGACGTCACTTCTCAACCCGCAAACGTAAACGCCTCCGAGCCGCTCCCGCGCCTCGCCACGAGCGTGCTCATCATTCTCTGCGCCGCAAAATTTCTGCTCCACGCCTTCACGAGTCTCTATCGCTACGGCTACTTCCGCGACGAACTCTACTTGCTCGATTGCGGCCGCCATCTTTATTGGGGTTATGTCGATATGGCTCCGCTCTCCGCCGTCTACGCGAAAATCGCGCTTCTTCTTGGCGGCTCGCTTCCTGCGCTGCGCATCCTTCCTGTGTTCGCCGGCACCGCGCTCATCGCGCTCACGATTCTCATCGCGCGCCAGCTTGGCGGCGATCGCTTCGCGCAGGCTCTCGCGGGCCTGTGCGTTCTGCTCGTTCCCGTGAATCTGGTCATGAACGACATGCTTTCCATGAACGCTTTCGAGCCGCTCTTCTGGATGGCCTGTGTCTACATTCTCATCCGTATCATCCGCACGGGGGATTCGAAGCTCTGGCTCTGGTTCGGCTTGCTCGCTGGCCTCGGGCTCGAGAACAAGCATTCCACTCTCTTTTTCGGTTTCGCCGTCTTTCTCGCCGTTGCGTTCACGCGCTTGCGCCGCGAATTCGCCAAGCCTTGGATCTGGCTCGGCGGCGCCATCGCTTTGCTCATCTTCATGCCCAATCTCATCTGGCAGATTCATCGCAATTTCCCGACGCTCCAGGACCTCGAAAATGTCCGCCGCACCGGCAAAAACGTAGTCTTGAGCCCGCTTGCTTTCATCGGCCAGCAAATTCTGATGGAGCAGCCGATCTTCGCCGTTTTCTGGATCACAGGGCTCGTTTCCCTCGTCGCAGGCAGCAACAAAAGATTCCG
The sequence above is a segment of the Candidatus Acidiferrales bacterium genome. Coding sequences within it:
- a CDS encoding glycosyltransferase family 39 protein, with protein sequence MNTDVTSQPANVNASEPLPRLATSVLIILCAAKFLLHAFTSLYRYGYFRDELYLLDCGRHLYWGYVDMAPLSAVYAKIALLLGGSLPALRILPVFAGTALIALTILIARQLGGDRFAQALAGLCVLLVPVNLVMNDMLSMNAFEPLFWMACVYILIRIIRTGDSKLWLWFGLLAGLGLENKHSTLFFGFAVFLAVAFTRLRREFAKPWIWLGGAIALLIFMPNLIWQIHRNFPTLQDLENVRRTGKNVVLSPLAFIGQQILMEQPIFAVFWITGLVSLVAGSNKRFRLLGFTFIIFFATLLILHGKDYYVAPIYPMMYAAGAVAVESWLAHRRWAAARLWPKAAIATAVIVLGGLLVPLFTPILPPSRYLAYADALHLHLTKTEVHQSGSLPQFFGDQFGWRSLVRQIADVYNSLPPDERATTGIFTGNYGEAGAVNLFGPAYRLPRAYSRHQNYWYWGPPPVAYTNLIVVQWGLQDVQDNCTSWQAFDHHSEFGMDEENTPIYLCRGAKFDIQKIWWHSHHWN
- a CDS encoding ABC transporter permease, whose product is IAAGMAPGEARRRALAQFGGLESRKEETRDARGTHFIETLLQDIRFAFRILRKTPLITGIAILSLALGIGANTAIFSLIDAVMLRMLPVQNPEQLAEILFRSPTTSRPRPNVTNPIWEQVRDHQDAFASVFAWRSTDFDLADGGQENTIPGVYASGGYFTTLGVRPAAGRLLTASDDTRGCSGVAVLGYGFWQAHYVGAQSAVGSSIRLNGHYFPIIGVAQRGFSGIDIGTSFDVAIPICAEAILDGKDSSLDLRADWWLAMMGRLKPGTNVEQADARMKVLSQPLFGAVVPQDWPSKYQDMFRKYTFAVLPAATGAGGPFGLRAYYRQPLEILMFVVGLVLLIACANIASLLLARSAARQKEIAVRLSLGASRGRLVRQVLTESVVLSGAGALLGILFARWGSALLVRFVSTQQNQVFLDLKLDGRVLAFTIGIAVLCGLLFGILPALRSTRVSAMSAMKEGQSQGASGRSQSVAARWIVAMQIALSLVLLIGTGLFIRTFANLMTLDAGFDRNNVLMVETNIHNAQIPEPARAPLYGQMLAKLQAVPGVVSASQCWVTPLSGRQWDNSLTIPGGSLPAGADSDVLLNWVTPDFFATMRTPILEGRAFDARDTAASTPVVIVNQLLARTYFPGQNPIGKHLLANNKGMLSTQPMEIIGVTQNAKYNSLREDFQPEAYFPLAQIGAVGEGTTFEIRTAMTPGVLIPAVRDAMASVNKSASLQFTTLRQEADDSVLQEHLMAVLSGFFGGLALLLTAIGLYGVMAYVVTQRTHEIGIRMALGAQQTSILRLVMRDAAIVLVAGIVAGVLGSIWITRLARQLLFGLTPNDPSTLALAIMALVAVALVATYIPARRAMKVDPMVALRYE